From Natronincola ferrireducens, the proteins below share one genomic window:
- a CDS encoding IPT/TIG domain-containing protein: MKKKKKMRRIIAFLMTLMMVFIMLPIEDMEVHGFDPDRYRVDEVILFRVYDRNRNVVERRLLIYGAFLKDAEVGVESSSGYNALTNRITNSEGILQFNITNNQLGSSIRIEGKHISLKEEDMPTLTGITRKVKIGEVDGLNIQGTNLTKIKDDDNIVAKYEHEGAETTIASSVFDNDTNVNITPATGQLGMQNIIFQKNETQEHTFNDLNTNHEVRVTIKYTYRDQVSFYKDLIIDDLEMRPNRGEKGDTVYFEAPAHNLDSYDVFFLREIDGTIPYALTNMGKNKTFSSNVNGRDILTVKVPDLPVGEYYVVLTNAIDTSKNPMGQITQEKVMGNNNNGPFEYEKFTIIDSNIKAKIINLQPNTGPDTGIKVEIAGQFLGTLNITEYTPNNLGNYPSVEGPSGNRQELVVDFGGGYYNKGKTNEIEITAAKRKITVFIGEQATFLTKNSDAQYDVDFNQDIDRMVIQTPQIGDAATNPIKDVIVETETILTKANGGTMVFKERAELINGFTYIPSKIDPTITSVVPDKIQVVGDTTGYRIPEDRMLAIHGSNFMIHRYIKADGTEVIRYPVIDLGAELTIDKNYNTGDSNAYIKVFDAMGRELDGTEGNEIGTKILVMVPKDHPINNLGKTFIRVTNPVRNSDALGLSTQRIDFIEYVNPDANKNPIINSVVPDVVAVEGGEDIVVEGSNFQTGVMVFIDGKQVDNVTRQGDGKKLTFKAPKGREGETQLQVMNPEGGMDTRPFTYVTTFTNPKITDFAPKKGNTGTLVIIKGENFLKPDPTATADNILRLIGTRVLLNNIEVNDYNRNASTNRIELREYTSPDDNRLFRINNNGKLEVADYYNAVILKAAGNFYTVDKDVKGNITLSDGAANSYRIEVRGGDTIVANKVGDNVYPLTVDTGSITINPPVSNPDFQPITLDFVTPYRIQGNKIVGNRVRVNDRSEIYFTVPILEADGYYDLTVINPDTKKDSKINQQGFYYYTLPESRPVITNIFPKEGSTAGGYTIDIVGSEFLDNAKVYINGVEIPAANTIVTTNGNKITVVVPKYAGDLGKDKDTNRLTVPVVVVNGDGGTASREDGFTYVVPSSNPQITNVVPQKGTAAGGDIIEITGTDFRYFEPYDDTNRNQIRDEDETFNDINKNDIWDDLLDIQRGENESLEDFATRRDTLLGKTPISHRDYDYYYASPILPRVFIGTQQARIVEFSRGYIKAIAPAGTAGRADLYILNNDAGISNKVTFTYESTDPKITSILPAQGSRLGGDRVDIHGSSFSSSEVHVYNDNIDEDGNSLYDIKNQPLVRFGNVNNLSIPREQENSGLINNNRATVRLPGNVTVEYNGVEDKVTVTIRENNINYRKEITGYNDTVKYIPTHLLKNPEGKQYGDDEKNKLTEELIKIEVSDRRFFVDRGYAPEVEYVSSGQLRVNTPFYYTVGKVPTFVINPDGGRGQTQYEYLNPDSRPRIVNITKEEETPTLETIEVEGKRVDAGVLKLSYKGGNIVSVFGEDIREGATIQIGNLATITADRIKREIVENPFGTTPQTLVKLTFEMPNVGEAALEQPQRVIVRNTDGGNAYSDGLIPPIYLVFLRGESAPQIGKIDPNLGPVKGGTKVEIEGNDFRREIVGFEGGTLKVFFGEYRVPQGDIQFIDYKTLSVRAPKSGQYGAVDVKVENPDGELTILRNAFTYISEPRIQNVNPAKIFANDKEGEITLTGSMFMAGAKVVLGGEIKNKNDVKSDMKIMGEGINRVDTDGNNVHVAVVGGIFASSTTVVDDTTIIVKFNETLDLKNNNLIVINPDGGISEANKDFDYQIPLPEKPLVLEAIPGYESTVQLLWSESAPEILNASEKYEIYGKRSSDSNYTFIGDTRDSRFLVRGLQPNTRYDFMVRALNSYGSAVDFAEVTVRTLTLREDDKLKDKEEALEKEAEKLRREGKEETLDGALVKTIGTEEIPQGSGIYTIDFSLSKYKGYDKFVVAIPVSILSTTNRNISITDGRANLTFSLRSLYTREVIEGSRQSLEDAHVRVIFERLKGQEAGGIYTAVSRNQQRASEIYSIDYQLQAGKTITDIRRILQPGSLSINFDARAYPAARANSLFIGQYNPSQHSFTKIMEGNRGNIQDPARFMLLSDRM; encoded by the coding sequence ATGAAAAAAAAGAAAAAGATGAGAAGGATTATAGCTTTTTTAATGACCCTTATGATGGTATTTATAATGCTACCTATCGAAGATATGGAGGTCCATGGTTTTGACCCAGATAGATATAGAGTAGATGAAGTTATACTCTTTAGGGTTTATGATCGAAATAGAAATGTGGTGGAAAGAAGGCTTTTAATATATGGAGCCTTTTTAAAGGATGCTGAGGTAGGGGTAGAAAGCAGTTCAGGGTACAATGCCTTAACAAACCGTATCACCAATTCCGAAGGGATACTACAGTTTAACATAACCAACAATCAGCTGGGAAGCTCTATACGTATTGAAGGGAAACATATTAGTCTCAAGGAGGAAGATATGCCGACACTGACCGGCATAACAAGAAAAGTAAAGATAGGGGAAGTAGATGGATTAAACATCCAGGGAACGAATCTTACCAAGATTAAAGATGATGACAATATAGTGGCCAAATATGAGCATGAGGGTGCAGAAACCACAATTGCTTCTAGTGTCTTTGACAACGATACAAATGTCAACATCACCCCTGCTACAGGACAATTGGGGATGCAAAACATTATCTTCCAAAAAAATGAAACCCAGGAACACACCTTTAATGATCTTAATACAAATCATGAGGTACGGGTGACGATTAAATATACCTATAGGGATCAAGTTAGCTTTTATAAGGATTTAATTATTGATGATTTAGAGATGCGACCCAATAGAGGGGAAAAGGGGGATACTGTTTATTTTGAAGCTCCTGCCCATAACCTAGATTCCTATGACGTATTTTTCCTAAGGGAAATCGACGGAACCATTCCCTATGCTTTAACCAATATGGGAAAAAATAAAACCTTTAGCTCCAATGTAAATGGAAGGGATATTTTAACAGTCAAGGTACCGGATTTACCTGTTGGGGAATACTATGTGGTCCTTACCAATGCAATTGATACCAGCAAAAACCCTATGGGACAGATAACCCAGGAAAAAGTTATGGGGAATAACAATAACGGCCCCTTTGAATATGAGAAATTTACTATCATTGATTCCAACATAAAGGCCAAGATTATAAACCTCCAGCCTAATACTGGCCCCGATACGGGAATCAAGGTGGAAATAGCAGGACAATTTTTAGGCACCTTAAATATAACAGAATACACACCAAATAACCTAGGAAACTATCCAAGTGTAGAAGGGCCAAGTGGCAACAGACAGGAACTAGTGGTGGACTTTGGAGGAGGTTATTATAATAAAGGAAAAACCAATGAGATAGAAATTACTGCTGCTAAAAGAAAAATCACAGTATTTATAGGGGAACAGGCAACCTTTCTTACTAAAAACAGTGATGCCCAATACGATGTTGATTTTAACCAAGACATAGACCGGATGGTGATCCAAACACCTCAAATAGGAGATGCCGCCACCAATCCTATCAAGGATGTTATTGTGGAGACGGAAACAATTCTAACAAAAGCCAATGGGGGGACTATGGTATTTAAAGAAAGGGCAGAGCTTATAAATGGTTTTACCTATATCCCCAGCAAAATAGATCCCACCATCACCAGCGTGGTGCCGGATAAGATACAGGTGGTTGGGGACACCACTGGATATAGGATTCCTGAAGATAGAATGCTTGCAATCCATGGTAGCAATTTTATGATTCATCGATATATTAAGGCCGATGGTACAGAGGTTATTCGATATCCAGTAATTGATTTAGGGGCAGAATTGACAATAGATAAAAACTATAATACAGGAGATTCCAACGCCTATATTAAGGTATTCGATGCAATGGGAAGGGAGCTGGACGGTACAGAGGGAAATGAAATAGGAACAAAGATTTTAGTGATGGTTCCAAAGGACCATCCTATAAATAATTTAGGAAAAACCTTTATAAGGGTTACCAATCCTGTTAGAAATTCCGATGCCCTAGGCTTAAGTACCCAGCGAATAGATTTTATCGAATACGTTAATCCCGATGCCAACAAAAACCCCATCATTAACTCTGTTGTTCCAGATGTGGTGGCAGTAGAAGGGGGAGAAGACATCGTAGTAGAGGGAAGTAACTTCCAAACAGGGGTAATGGTTTTTATAGACGGTAAACAGGTGGATAATGTTACCCGTCAAGGGGACGGTAAAAAGCTTACCTTCAAAGCCCCCAAGGGAAGAGAGGGGGAAACCCAGCTACAGGTTATGAATCCCGAGGGAGGTATGGACACCAGACCCTTTACCTACGTTACAACCTTCACCAACCCTAAAATTACAGACTTTGCACCCAAGAAAGGAAATACAGGAACCCTGGTAATTATCAAGGGAGAAAACTTCCTAAAGCCTGATCCAACAGCTACAGCTGATAATATTTTAAGGTTAATAGGGACAAGGGTACTATTAAATAATATCGAAGTAAATGATTACAATAGAAATGCCTCCACCAATAGAATAGAGCTACGGGAGTATACTTCGCCTGATGACAACAGGTTATTCAGAATAAATAATAATGGGAAGCTGGAGGTGGCAGATTACTACAATGCAGTTATTTTAAAAGCCGCAGGAAACTTTTATACGGTGGATAAGGATGTAAAGGGAAATATAACCCTATCCGACGGAGCTGCCAACAGCTACAGAATTGAAGTTAGAGGGGGAGATACAATTGTAGCCAACAAGGTTGGGGATAATGTATACCCATTAACCGTTGATACAGGTAGCATCACCATCAATCCACCCGTCAGTAACCCCGACTTTCAACCTATTACACTAGATTTTGTTACCCCCTATAGAATTCAGGGCAATAAAATCGTGGGGAATCGAGTACGGGTGAATGATCGAAGTGAAATATACTTTACAGTACCTATATTAGAAGCAGATGGTTACTATGATTTAACTGTTATCAATCCTGACACAAAAAAGGATAGTAAAATCAATCAACAGGGTTTTTACTACTACACCCTTCCTGAATCAAGACCAGTGATAACCAATATTTTTCCAAAGGAAGGATCTACTGCAGGAGGATATACCATTGATATTGTAGGAAGTGAGTTTTTAGACAATGCAAAGGTATATATTAACGGTGTAGAAATCCCTGCCGCCAACACCATTGTCACCACCAACGGCAATAAAATAACAGTGGTTGTCCCTAAGTATGCAGGAGATTTGGGAAAGGACAAGGACACCAACCGATTAACGGTTCCAGTGGTGGTGGTGAACGGAGACGGTGGTACCGCCAGTAGGGAAGATGGCTTTACCTATGTTGTTCCCAGCAGTAATCCCCAGATTACTAATGTGGTACCTCAAAAAGGTACTGCAGCCGGGGGAGATATTATAGAAATTACGGGAACAGATTTCCGATATTTTGAACCCTACGATGATACCAATAGAAATCAAATAAGAGATGAAGATGAAACCTTTAATGACATTAACAAAAACGATATATGGGACGACTTGTTGGACATACAAAGAGGAGAAAATGAATCCCTAGAGGATTTTGCCACAAGAAGAGATACATTGCTGGGGAAAACACCTATATCCCATAGGGACTATGACTACTACTATGCTTCACCTATATTGCCAAGGGTGTTTATTGGAACCCAGCAGGCAAGGATTGTAGAGTTTTCAAGGGGGTACATAAAGGCAATCGCTCCTGCTGGTACAGCAGGTAGAGCGGACTTATACATCCTTAACAATGATGCTGGAATATCTAATAAAGTGACTTTTACCTATGAATCCACAGATCCCAAAATCACCAGCATCCTACCAGCCCAAGGATCTAGACTAGGGGGAGATAGGGTAGATATTCATGGCAGCAGCTTTTCCTCCAGTGAGGTTCATGTTTACAATGACAATATAGATGAAGATGGAAATTCCCTTTATGATATAAAAAATCAGCCCCTAGTGAGATTTGGAAATGTTAACAATCTAAGCATTCCTAGGGAGCAGGAAAACAGTGGTCTGATCAATAACAATCGTGCCACCGTTAGACTGCCGGGAAATGTAACAGTAGAATACAATGGTGTAGAGGATAAGGTAACCGTCACCATTAGAGAAAACAACATTAATTATCGCAAGGAAATTACCGGCTATAATGACACAGTAAAATATATCCCTACCCATCTGCTAAAAAACCCAGAGGGTAAACAGTATGGGGATGATGAAAAAAACAAGCTAACAGAGGAACTAATCAAAATAGAGGTTTCCGATAGAAGGTTTTTTGTAGATAGGGGATATGCCCCAGAGGTAGAATATGTAAGTTCAGGACAGCTAAGGGTAAACACCCCCTTCTATTACACAGTAGGGAAGGTACCCACCTTTGTTATCAATCCCGACGGTGGTAGGGGTCAAACCCAATATGAATACCTGAACCCCGACAGTCGACCTAGAATCGTTAATATTACTAAAGAAGAAGAAACACCGACACTGGAAACCATAGAGGTGGAGGGTAAAAGGGTAGATGCAGGAGTTCTGAAACTCAGCTATAAGGGAGGTAACATTGTCAGTGTCTTTGGTGAAGATATTCGAGAAGGCGCTACAATTCAAATCGGCAACCTTGCTACTATAACAGCCGATAGAATCAAACGAGAAATCGTTGAAAACCCCTTTGGCACTACACCTCAAACCCTAGTGAAGCTCACCTTCGAGATGCCCAATGTAGGAGAAGCAGCATTGGAACAACCTCAGCGAGTAATCGTAAGGAACACCGATGGTGGCAATGCTTATTCCGATGGTTTGATACCACCTATCTACCTTGTATTTCTTCGGGGAGAAAGTGCACCTCAAATAGGAAAAATTGATCCTAACCTAGGACCGGTAAAGGGTGGCACTAAGGTAGAAATTGAAGGAAATGATTTTAGAAGAGAAATTGTGGGCTTTGAAGGAGGTACATTGAAGGTATTCTTTGGAGAATATAGAGTTCCTCAAGGGGATATCCAGTTCATTGATTACAAAACCCTTAGCGTAAGAGCTCCTAAAAGCGGTCAATATGGTGCAGTAGATGTAAAGGTTGAAAATCCTGATGGAGAATTAACTATATTAAGAAACGCCTTTACTTACATCAGTGAACCTAGGATTCAAAACGTCAACCCGGCCAAAATCTTTGCCAACGATAAAGAAGGAGAGATTACCCTTACGGGATCTATGTTTATGGCGGGGGCAAAGGTAGTACTTGGTGGGGAGATAAAAAATAAAAATGATGTAAAAAGCGATATGAAAATAATGGGGGAAGGAATAAATCGTGTAGATACAGATGGGAACAATGTTCACGTGGCTGTAGTGGGGGGTATTTTTGCATCCTCAACAACAGTAGTAGATGATACCACCATTATAGTAAAGTTTAATGAAACATTGGATTTAAAAAATAACAACCTCATTGTCATCAATCCTGACGGAGGTATTTCTGAGGCAAATAAAGACTTTGACTACCAGATTCCTCTTCCAGAAAAACCATTGGTTCTAGAGGCCATCCCAGGATATGAATCCACCGTACAGCTACTATGGTCGGAGTCAGCCCCCGAGATCCTCAACGCCTCTGAAAAATACGAGATCTATGGCAAGAGGAGTAGCGACAGCAACTATACCTTCATCGGCGACACTAGAGATTCTCGATTTTTAGTAAGGGGTCTCCAACCCAATACCCGATACGATTTTATGGTAAGGGCTTTAAATAGCTACGGCAGTGCAGTAGACTTTGCAGAGGTCACCGTCAGAACCTTAACCCTTAGGGAGGATGATAAGCTAAAGGATAAGGAGGAGGCCCTTGAAAAGGAAGCTGAGAAGCTAAGGAGAGAAGGTAAAGAAGAAACCCTAGACGGAGCACTGGTGAAAACCATCGGTACGGAGGAAATCCCCCAGGGGTCAGGAATCTATACCATTGATTTCTCCTTAAGTAAATACAAGGGTTATGATAAATTTGTGGTGGCTATACCGGTATCCATCCTGTCCACCACCAATAGAAATATCAGTATCACCGATGGCAGAGCCAACCTCACCTTTAGCCTTAGAAGTCTCTACACCCGTGAAGTAATAGAAGGATCGAGACAAAGTCTAGAGGACGCCCATGTAAGGGTTATCTTTGAAAGACTAAAGGGACAGGAGGCAGGAGGAATCTACACTGCAGTTTCCCGAAACCAACAGAGGGCATCGGAAATCTATAGTATAGACTATCAGCTACAGGCAGGAAAGACCATCACCGACATAAGACGGATCCTCCAGCCAGGAAGCCTTAGCATCAACTTTGATGCCAGAGCCTACCCTGCAGCTAGAGCCAACAGTCTCTTTATAGGACAATACAACCCAAGTCAACACAGCTTTACAAAAATTATGGAGGGCAACCGAGGGAACATCCAAGATCCAGCAAGATTTATGCTGTTGTCTGATAGAATGTAG
- a CDS encoding S-layer homology domain-containing protein, whose protein sequence is MKKKTTQILLTLLLILSFTLQSYGLEIPGYEGGIQNEMLYREVIFLTGEPIVLEGTVTVRDRGDRITYTYRNLRNLEKNATLTRNITLDRETISNGRDQKREIFALNRYRETININGVRYEATEAHHAWSKSNVFHEKPGVTYFAGNWDGKKVYTINRNQGTVEVETQGTVVGYDHHWGATQTQTIQHYIEYNRSSNGEEEAISWEGTAEVNVVNNRTKDYHYEANIPSHISFRGGYLLTEKEENIVKYSYNLPRLSEDGEVLRGRTTDTKSFTLNTTPLNERLNIPTMRDAVGHWAEKDILFLGSLEALNPNNTTFGPSLPMSRSEFAKALAVVMGIEKVAEQPTRNSRTSRNQVEVPLTFKDVAKTHPNYGYIEALYQKGIMGGRGDNQFQPNQPITRAEATLTIIKALGFEGLAPLQQYYTGYQDDPSIPSWARDAAYLMRELGIDEGIGSSFFQANRSLTKGEVAHMLTNLVNYLQQDLRYDYRERILNYY, encoded by the coding sequence ATGAAGAAAAAAACCACACAAATCCTATTAACGCTCCTGCTAATCCTATCCTTCACCCTCCAAAGCTACGGATTAGAAATCCCTGGCTATGAGGGGGGTATACAAAATGAAATGCTCTATCGAGAGGTTATCTTCCTAACAGGAGAGCCGATAGTTTTAGAAGGTACGGTAACTGTACGGGATAGAGGGGACAGAATTACCTATACCTATAGAAATTTAAGGAACCTAGAAAAAAACGCCACCTTAACCCGAAACATTACCCTAGATAGGGAAACCATCAGCAACGGTAGGGATCAAAAAAGGGAAATCTTTGCCCTAAACCGTTACAGAGAGACCATCAATATCAACGGTGTTCGGTATGAGGCCACAGAGGCCCACCACGCCTGGAGTAAATCCAACGTATTCCATGAAAAGCCCGGTGTCACCTACTTTGCCGGTAACTGGGACGGTAAAAAGGTTTATACCATTAATAGAAATCAAGGAACAGTGGAGGTAGAAACCCAAGGAACAGTGGTGGGGTATGACCACCACTGGGGGGCCACCCAAACCCAAACCATCCAACACTATATAGAATACAATCGCAGCTCCAATGGAGAAGAGGAAGCCATCTCCTGGGAGGGAACAGCAGAAGTCAATGTCGTCAATAACCGTACAAAGGACTATCACTATGAGGCCAATATCCCCTCCCACATCAGCTTTAGGGGAGGCTACCTTCTAACGGAAAAGGAAGAAAACATCGTAAAGTATAGCTACAATCTTCCGAGGCTATCGGAGGATGGAGAGGTTTTAAGGGGTAGAACCACCGACACCAAAAGCTTTACCCTGAACACCACCCCTTTAAATGAAAGACTCAACATCCCCACCATGAGGGATGCTGTAGGACATTGGGCAGAAAAGGACATATTATTCCTAGGAAGTCTAGAGGCTCTAAACCCCAACAATACCACCTTTGGCCCATCCCTGCCCATGAGCCGCAGTGAGTTCGCCAAAGCCTTAGCAGTAGTAATGGGTATAGAAAAGGTGGCAGAGCAGCCCACAAGAAACTCAAGGACCTCTAGAAACCAAGTAGAGGTACCCTTGACATTTAAGGATGTTGCTAAAACCCATCCAAACTACGGATACATTGAAGCCCTCTATCAAAAAGGGATTATGGGAGGTAGGGGAGACAATCAATTCCAGCCCAACCAACCTATCACCAGGGCAGAGGCAACCCTAACCATCATCAAGGCCCTAGGCTTTGAAGGATTAGCCCCTCTACAGCAGTACTACACAGGCTATCAGGATGACCCTTCCATCCCATCCTGGGCACGGGACGCTGCTTACTTAATGAGGGAACTAGGCATCGATGAAGGCATCGGCAGTAGCTTCTTCCAAGCCAATAGATCTCTAACCAAAGGAGAGGTTGCCCATATGCTGACTAACCTTGTCAACTATCTTCAACAGGATTTACGTTATGATTATAGGGAGAGAATATTAAACTATTATTAG
- a CDS encoding copper amine oxidase N-terminal domain-containing protein: MKRKIALMLALVMVLSLVPMSAFAASTNRVNRVPVVADDHKFTDATTAPALRIQETDSDWGGAKQTFRLSLENSEWREDIEKVGKTITENVYSAEVSVFNITRLTKTTIQVEVQATTDKKAWVSIPMLVDVKDSGDIKVTVEPRDSAITGGTYTFARASAGKALVTIEDSVTFGSGSEPIKVIEIDETSLGAFDEDKKIRLRLPSDFEWITSDLKVEFKGGYSKLNDANWEEVNKADKQILEIEFSDLTTTQDVRGSIFLKGLKINAKSDAKFGDVVARVTGDVESTELLVAKYVDYGVAVKRDGDVREILAGRYEGEENDAHKLAKLVIKENIEGSLLPRNLRIEFPEWVKVTEVKVNKAKDFTFPTTGSKLVDFSTNSDRNVVEFTPEVDGKGDLELTFYVSVEADATGDITALVSGRGLSGEEFEVVLGKALAPVEVKTTVEDVRVGVKNQSIGNITINETKAGALKKDKVVEVELENGFVWNAKPSVEVVEGDLKVDNITINGEKLTFKVTRDSDEASVIEITGGKVDLWRTLPQGEFVVSIGGDALVRNNGDKKDQFDTKWVAEAAIANVVTLAPGEIARQEAAFTIGSTTFTVGGKTVQADVAPVVKNNRTFVPIAWTAMALDVNYVWDNGTKTVTLFGDRTVQMTIGSKTMLVNGVPMTMDVAPYVENNRTFVPVAWAAIALGVDYTWDAPTQTVTFN; the protein is encoded by the coding sequence ATGAAAAGAAAAATAGCTTTAATGCTAGCGTTAGTAATGGTACTTTCTTTAGTACCAATGTCAGCTTTCGCTGCTAGCACAAACAGAGTAAACAGAGTACCAGTAGTAGCAGATGATCACAAATTTACTGATGCGACTACTGCACCAGCTTTAAGAATTCAAGAAACAGATTCAGACTGGGGTGGCGCTAAGCAAACATTCAGATTATCCCTAGAAAATTCTGAATGGAGAGAAGATATTGAAAAAGTAGGAAAAACTATAACAGAAAATGTTTATAGTGCTGAAGTTAGTGTATTCAACATTACTAGATTAACAAAGACTACAATTCAGGTAGAAGTGCAAGCAACAACTGATAAAAAGGCATGGGTTTCTATCCCAATGTTAGTTGATGTTAAAGATTCTGGCGATATAAAAGTAACAGTTGAACCTAGAGACAGTGCAATAACTGGCGGAACTTATACTTTTGCTAGAGCTTCTGCAGGTAAAGCTTTAGTAACTATCGAAGATTCAGTTACTTTCGGAAGTGGATCAGAGCCAATTAAAGTAATTGAAATTGATGAAACAAGTTTAGGTGCTTTTGACGAAGACAAGAAAATAAGATTAAGATTACCTAGCGATTTTGAGTGGATAACAAGTGACCTAAAAGTAGAATTTAAAGGTGGATATAGCAAGCTTAATGACGCTAACTGGGAAGAAGTAAACAAAGCTGATAAGCAAATATTAGAAATAGAATTTTCAGACTTAACTACTACACAAGATGTACGTGGAAGTATATTCTTAAAAGGTTTGAAAATCAATGCTAAATCTGATGCTAAGTTTGGTGACGTAGTTGCAAGAGTTACTGGAGATGTTGAGTCTACAGAACTATTAGTAGCTAAATACGTAGACTATGGTGTGGCAGTAAAGAGAGATGGAGACGTTAGAGAAATTCTTGCAGGAAGATATGAAGGCGAAGAAAATGATGCGCACAAGTTAGCAAAATTAGTTATTAAAGAAAACATCGAAGGTTCATTATTACCAAGAAATCTGAGAATAGAATTCCCAGAATGGGTTAAAGTTACAGAAGTTAAAGTTAACAAAGCAAAAGACTTCACATTCCCAACAACAGGTTCTAAATTAGTTGATTTCTCAACAAATTCTGATAGAAATGTTGTTGAATTTACACCAGAAGTAGATGGCAAAGGTGATTTAGAATTAACATTCTACGTTTCTGTAGAAGCTGATGCTACTGGAGATATTACTGCTTTAGTATCTGGTAGAGGTTTGTCAGGAGAAGAATTTGAAGTTGTTTTAGGAAAAGCATTAGCTCCAGTTGAAGTTAAAACTACTGTAGAAGATGTAAGAGTAGGAGTAAAAAATCAATCAATTGGAAATATTACAATAAATGAAACAAAGGCAGGGGCTTTAAAGAAAGACAAAGTTGTTGAAGTTGAATTAGAAAATGGATTTGTATGGAATGCAAAGCCTTCAGTAGAGGTTGTAGAAGGTGACCTTAAAGTAGATAACATTACAATTAATGGTGAAAAATTAACATTTAAAGTAACAAGAGATAGTGATGAAGCTTCTGTGATTGAAATCACAGGTGGCAAGGTAGATTTATGGAGAACTTTACCACAAGGAGAGTTTGTTGTATCTATAGGTGGAGATGCACTTGTAAGAAATAATGGTGACAAAAAAGATCAATTTGATACAAAGTGGGTAGCTGAAGCAGCAATTGCTAATGTAGTAACTTTAGCTCCTGGTGAAATAGCTAGACAAGAAGCAGCTTTCACAATTGGTTCAACAACATTCACTGTTGGTGGAAAAACTGTTCAAGCTGACGTAGCTCCAGTTGTTAAAAACAACAGAACTTTCGTTCCAATCGCTTGGACTGCAATGGCTCTTGATGTAAACTACGTATGGGATAATGGAACTAAAACAGTTACATTATTCGGAGACAGAACTGTTCAAATGACAATCGGAAGCAAAACTATGTTAGTAAACGGAGTTCCAATGACAATGGACGTAGCTCCATATGTTGAAAACAACAGAACTTTCGTTCCAGTAGCATGGGCTGCAATCGCACTAGGTGTAGACTATACATGGGATGCTCCAACTCAAACAGTTACATTTAACTAG
- a CDS encoding TolC family protein: MGLKKLTILTFVQLLILSIFAGNLAYSMDMNPTNVKTTAGEETLTYSYDELLRLALNNSSELRRRKIEVERSEIMREEAARAKKYTPVGHGGTIEDAMAVGALRGLLAADINLEVNKRQLETEEDKLAYEVLEGYNKLLLAKSQLNLRQKAEGVMKRELTIANLRHSYGQVSSFERMMAEKNYHEAVKQLDTAKASLEAAFLELNNLAGLSIDLRYELAEKEGEEKTLPELEAHIRKMLNDNPNIWALEQRVKLAELAVNLYTYNVGDEPFRVKEMDVSTAKLTLNNSKEIMENSLRSLYQSLEQMEKAIDILEINLEKARENLGLTELRVELGMAIPLEVQKLEKLIAELDYQLLQSIARHEEMSVVYEKPWVVSGVL; the protein is encoded by the coding sequence ATGGGATTAAAAAAACTAACCATACTGACATTTGTTCAGCTTTTGATTTTATCTATTTTTGCTGGAAACTTGGCTTATAGTATGGATATGAACCCTACAAATGTTAAGACTACCGCTGGAGAAGAAACATTAACCTATTCCTATGATGAACTGCTGCGATTAGCGTTGAACAACAGTAGTGAATTAAGAAGAAGAAAAATAGAAGTAGAGCGTAGTGAAATTATGAGGGAAGAGGCAGCTAGAGCTAAGAAGTATACACCAGTGGGTCACGGAGGCACGATAGAAGACGCTATGGCAGTAGGTGCCCTCAGAGGACTACTTGCAGCAGATATTAACCTAGAGGTAAATAAGAGACAGCTAGAAACAGAGGAAGATAAGTTGGCTTACGAGGTGCTGGAGGGCTATAACAAACTATTATTGGCGAAAAGCCAACTGAATCTAAGACAAAAAGCCGAAGGTGTAATGAAGAGAGAACTAACCATTGCAAACCTTCGACATAGCTATGGCCAGGTTAGTAGCTTTGAAAGAATGATGGCAGAAAAGAATTATCATGAAGCTGTAAAACAATTGGATACAGCCAAAGCAAGTTTAGAAGCGGCTTTCTTAGAGCTAAACAATTTAGCAGGATTAAGCATAGACCTACGATATGAGCTGGCTGAAAAAGAGGGAGAAGAAAAGACACTTCCTGAATTAGAGGCACATATCCGTAAAATGTTAAATGATAATCCCAATATATGGGCTCTAGAGCAAAGGGTAAAGCTGGCAGAGCTAGCTGTAAATCTTTATACCTACAATGTAGGAGATGAGCCCTTTAGGGTAAAGGAAATGGATGTTTCAACTGCAAAGCTAACCTTGAATAATTCTAAGGAAATCATGGAAAATTCCCTTAGAAGTCTTTATCAATCCCTAGAACAAATGGAAAAGGCCATTGATATATTAGAGATCAACCTAGAAAAAGCTAGAGAGAATCTAGGGTTAACGGAATTAAGGGTAGAGTTAGGTATGGCTATTCCTTTGGAAGTACAAAAACTTGAAAAGCTTATAGCTGAATTAGACTATCAATTATTACAAAGTATAGCAAGGCATGAGGAAATGTCAGTGGTTTATGAGAAACCTTGGGTAGTTAGTGGAGTCTTGTAA